TGCACTCTTGGCTTGGATGTGGTAAAATTAACATGAAAACAGAAAAATACGAATACATCTTGGGATGAAAAAGAGGGAAAGAGCATGAGGTTAGCCCTGATAGGTCTGGGTCGCATGGGCCTGAATATGACCCGGCGTCTCCTTGGGGGAGGGCATGAAGTAGTTGTCTACAACCGTTCTCAGGACAAGGTCAAGCTCATTGAAAAGGAGGGGGCTGAAGGCACAGCCTCCTTGCAGGAGTTGGTAGCCGGAATGAAACCGCCACGGATTCTTTGGATGATGCTTCCGGCCGGCCAGGTCATTGATCAGCATATAGAGGATTTAACTCCTTTACTCTCTCCCGGCGATATCCTGGTTGACGGCGGCAACACCTATTACAAGGATGACATCAGGAGGGCCGATCAATTAAAATTCAGGGGAATTCATTATGCCGATGCCGGGGTCTCCGGTGGGATATGGGGGTTAAAGGAAGGCTACTGCCTGATGATCGGTGGAGAGAAAGAAGATTTTTTGACCCTCGAACCGGTCTTTTCGACCCTGGCTCCCGCTGAAGGATATGCCTATTGCGGCCCAACGGGGGCCGGTCACTTCGTAAAAATGGTCCATAATGGGATTGAGTATGGCCTGATGGCCGCCTACGGGGAAGGCTTTTCCCTGCTGAACGCCTCGCCTTATGGGAACCACCTGGAGTTTTCAAAAATAGCCCATCTTTGGAACCGGGGGAGCGTTATCCGTTCCTGGCTCCTGGAACTTCTGGAGGACGCCTTTAAAAAAGATCCGAAACTCACCTATATCAAGGGCTATGTGGAAGATTCCGGGGAAGGACGCTGGACGGTCCAACAGGCCATCGAATCGGCTGTCTCCATTCCGGTTATTACCCTGTCTCTTTTGCAAAGGTTTCGTTCCCGGGAAATGGACTCCTTTTCCGACAAAGTCCTGGCCATACTCCGCCAGGAGTTCGGGGGACACGGGGTTGTCAGCTCTCCGGATGGGCCGGGCCAGAAAACGGTCGGCCCTGAGTTAAAACAACCTTTCGAATGATTACAAGCAAATAAAGGAGATACATTCATGGAATCTTATTATGACCCTAAGGACCTTCCCCGGTTTCCGGAAATAGGCCAGGACGGATCGGAGCTGGCAGGAAAATTTTTTGATTATTATAACTGCGTTTTTTCAGAAGGGGAACTTTCGACCCGGGAAAAAAGTCTGATCGCCCTGGCCGTAGCCCATACCGTCCAATGTCCTTACTGTATCGATGCTTATACCCAGGCCTGCCTGGAAAATGGTTCCAATCTGACTGAAATGACCGAGGCGGTCCATGTGGCCGTGGCCATTCGGGGAGGGGCTTCTCTGGTTCACGGCATTCAGATGCGAAAGGCCGCCCAAAAGATATCCATGTAGATGATAATTTTTTTGGCTCGGATTTGACGGATAAACACGGTTAATGCCCTTTAATTTCTCAATAAAAAAGGCATCCGTTTTCTTGAGACCGCCATTCACCGAAGACGGAGAGCAGGTATCCATCAATTCCTTACTTGCAACTTGCAACTTGGAACTTGCAACCTTATTTTAATCAATTATGAACAAAAGCACCATAACGGCCATCCCGACTTTTCCCCAAACCCTGGCTCAACACAAACGCAGCATCACCCGGCTCAAAACCTCGACCCTTCAGATCAATATGGGCCTGCTCTGCAACCAGGAATGCCGCCACTGTCACCTGGAAGCCGGGCCCCATCGTTCAGAGATTATGACTGCTGAAACCATTCAGGAGGTGGTGGCCTTCGCCCGGGAAGGGGCTTTTCAGGCGGCCGATATAACCGGGGGGGCACCGGAACTAAACACCAATCTGCCTTTGCTCATCCGGGAAATCTCTCCCCTGGTCCAAAG
The nucleotide sequence above comes from Deltaproteobacteria bacterium. Encoded proteins:
- a CDS encoding carboxymuconolactone decarboxylase family protein, producing the protein MESYYDPKDLPRFPEIGQDGSELAGKFFDYYNCVFSEGELSTREKSLIALAVAHTVQCPYCIDAYTQACLENGSNLTEMTEAVHVAVAIRGGASLVHGIQMRKAAQKISM
- the gnd gene encoding decarboxylating 6-phosphogluconate dehydrogenase, encoding MRLALIGLGRMGLNMTRRLLGGGHEVVVYNRSQDKVKLIEKEGAEGTASLQELVAGMKPPRILWMMLPAGQVIDQHIEDLTPLLSPGDILVDGGNTYYKDDIRRADQLKFRGIHYADAGVSGGIWGLKEGYCLMIGGEKEDFLTLEPVFSTLAPAEGYAYCGPTGAGHFVKMVHNGIEYGLMAAYGEGFSLLNASPYGNHLEFSKIAHLWNRGSVIRSWLLELLEDAFKKDPKLTYIKGYVEDSGEGRWTVQQAIESAVSIPVITLSLLQRFRSREMDSFSDKVLAILRQEFGGHGVVSSPDGPGQKTVGPELKQPFE